A part of Euzebya rosea genomic DNA contains:
- a CDS encoding sulfate/molybdate ABC transporter ATP-binding protein: MTAGVPGELHVHVVVPDRDVDVAFTAEPGEVIGVVGPSGAGKTTVLRAIAGLDRPHRGTVALGEEVWDDGGRRRVPTADRRVGLVLAEPLLLPHLDVRTNVAIALDAGVGGPDALVDADGWIDALGLSEIGHHRADTLSTGQAQRVSLGRALASDPRVLLLDEPLANLDVRTRAEVRRLLATVLARIEGPTVIVTHDPVDAYALADRLVVVEDGTVSQSGDLRAVTRRPRTDWVAALVGLNLYRGRVEDGRFHLADSDQSLAVATDVRGPALATILPRAVSLHRGRPSGSPRNVWHGGVVSVDGRAGRMRVSIAGRVPIVAEVTATAVADLELGRGGGIWVSVKATEIDVFAD, from the coding sequence ATGACCGCAGGGGTCCCGGGGGAGCTGCACGTCCACGTCGTCGTCCCCGACCGTGACGTCGACGTGGCGTTCACCGCCGAACCCGGCGAGGTCATCGGTGTGGTCGGTCCCTCGGGTGCTGGCAAGACCACGGTGCTGCGGGCGATCGCCGGCCTCGACCGGCCGCATCGGGGCACGGTTGCCCTGGGGGAGGAGGTGTGGGACGACGGCGGACGGCGACGGGTGCCCACCGCCGACCGCCGCGTCGGGCTCGTCCTCGCCGAGCCGTTGTTGTTGCCACACCTGGACGTGCGCACCAACGTCGCCATCGCCCTGGACGCCGGGGTCGGCGGCCCCGACGCGCTGGTGGATGCCGACGGCTGGATCGACGCCCTCGGGCTGTCGGAGATCGGCCACCACCGGGCCGACACCCTGTCTACGGGGCAGGCCCAGCGGGTGTCGCTCGGGCGGGCGCTGGCGTCGGATCCGCGGGTCCTGTTGCTGGACGAGCCGCTGGCGAACCTCGACGTCCGCACCCGGGCAGAGGTTCGCCGCCTGCTGGCCACGGTCCTCGCGCGCATCGAGGGGCCAACCGTGATCGTCACCCACGATCCGGTCGACGCCTACGCGCTGGCCGACCGGCTCGTCGTGGTCGAGGACGGCACGGTCAGCCAGTCCGGTGACCTGCGCGCCGTCACGCGGCGGCCGCGGACCGACTGGGTCGCGGCGCTGGTCGGGCTGAACCTGTACCGGGGACGGGTCGAGGACGGACGGTTCCACCTGGCCGACAGCGACCAGAGCCTGGCGGTGGCGACCGACGTCCGCGGTCCCGCCCTCGCGACGATCCTCCCGCGAGCGGTGTCGTTGCACCGCGGGCGCCCCAGCGGCAGCCCGCGCAACGTCTGGCACGGCGGCGTGGTCTCCGTCGACGGACGGGCCGGTCGCATGCGGGTCTCCATCGCCGGGCGGGTCCCCATCGTGGCCGAGGTGACGGCGACCGCCGTCGCCGACCTCGAGCTCGGCCGCGGCGGTGGCATCTGGGTGTCGGTCAAGGCCACCGAGATCGACGTGTTCGCCGACTGA